From the Musa acuminata AAA Group cultivar baxijiao chromosome BXJ1-2, Cavendish_Baxijiao_AAA, whole genome shotgun sequence genome, one window contains:
- the LOC135612074 gene encoding RING-H2 finger protein ATL70-like has product MARGMQSLPNSNHRFYHLPDQIMNPSGFGRGDSVSMFSTDGIGGIGFGVGVSVGVLLLVITIALAFNSCARTNATSSRRPARRLAGAMADVETGLDEATLMRYPKVVFAQAKLVDEGGAASRCSICLSEYEDADVLRVLPECGHLFHLKCVDPWLRLRPTCPLCRTTPLPSPSPTPLAEVIPLGRQSR; this is encoded by the coding sequence ATGGCAAGAGGAATGCAGAGCCTGCCGAACTCGAACCACCGTTTCTATCATCTACCAGACCAGATCATGAACCCCTCGGGGTTCGGCCGTGGAGATTCTGTCAGCATGTTCAGCACAGATGGGATCGGCGGAATCGGCTTTGGCGTCGGCGTTTCCGTCGGTGTGCTGCTTCTCGTTATCACCATCGCTCTTGCATTCAACAGCTGTGCTCGAACCAACGCCACCTCTTCCAGGCGGCCTGCGAGAAGGCTCGCCGGTGCGATGGCGGACGTGGAAACCGGACTTGACGAGGCCACGTTGATGAGGTACCCGAAGGTCGTCTTCGCGCAGGCCAAGCTCGTTGACGAGGGAGGTGCAGCCTCGCGCTGCTCGATATGCCTCTCGGAGTACGAGGACGCCGACGTGCTTCGGGTGTTGCCGGAGTGCGggcacctgttccatttgaaatgcGTCGATCCATGGCTGCGGTTGCGGCCGACGTGCCCGCTCTGCCGCACGACGCCGTTGCCGAGTCCCTCGCCGACGCCGCTTGCTGAGGTCATTCCATTGGGAAGGCAGTCACGATAG